One genomic segment of Thermovibrio guaymasensis includes these proteins:
- a CDS encoding DUF72 domain-containing protein, which translates to MIEVFKEKGIAVTVELRNPEWERGLKELKERKIPVACISFPEKLSWLKKCVKTEEITYLRLHGKEELYRGSYKEELPKIADWIKKSPSKNKLIFFNNTMGKAFEDAVELLKLLS; encoded by the coding sequence CTGATTGAGGTTTTTAAAGAAAAGGGAATAGCAGTAACTGTTGAATTGAGAAACCCGGAGTGGGAAAGAGGACTGAAAGAGCTAAAGGAGAGGAAAATTCCCGTAGCCTGCATCAGCTTTCCCGAAAAACTAAGTTGGCTGAAGAAGTGCGTAAAAACGGAAGAGATTACTTACCTGAGGCTCCACGGCAAAGAGGAACTCTACAGGGGAAGCTACAAAGAGGAGCTCCCAAAAATAGCAGACTGGATAAAAAAGAGCCCTTCAAAAAACAAATTAATCTTCTTTAACAATACTATGGGAAAGGCCTTTGAAGATGCAGTGGAGCTCTTAAAACTTCTCTCTTGA